The Chryseobacterium nakagawai genome has a segment encoding these proteins:
- the purN gene encoding phosphoribosylglycinamide formyltransferase: MKNIVVLVSGSGTNLQRIIDTIEAGEIQNARVSLVVADRECFGLERAKNHNIENILIPRGKNFSSELAKVIPQNTDLIVLAGFLSILKPEFCENWNGKIINIHPALLPKFGGKGMWGMNVHNAVIEAKEVESGATVHFVTPGIDEGEAILQKSFEVTAEDTPETLAQKVHQIEYEIFPLAINKVLGK; encoded by the coding sequence ATGAAGAACATTGTAGTGCTTGTATCTGGTTCAGGAACCAATCTGCAGAGAATCATTGATACTATTGAAGCTGGAGAAATTCAGAATGCAAGAGTAAGTCTGGTGGTTGCTGACAGAGAATGTTTCGGATTGGAAAGAGCGAAGAATCATAATATAGAAAACATACTGATTCCAAGAGGAAAGAATTTCAGCAGCGAATTGGCTAAAGTAATTCCACAAAATACAGATCTTATTGTATTGGCAGGGTTCCTATCCATTTTAAAACCTGAATTCTGTGAAAACTGGAATGGGAAAATAATCAATATTCATCCGGCTTTGCTTCCGAAATTCGGTGGAAAAGGAATGTGGGGAATGAACGTTCATAATGCTGTTATTGAAGCTAAAGAGGTAGAAAGTGGGGCAACAGTTCATTTTGTAACACCGGGTATTGATGAAGGAGAGGCTATTCTTCAGAAATCTTTTGAAGTAACGGCAGAGGATACTCCCGAAACCTTAGCCCAGAAAGTTCACCAGATTGAATATGAGATATTTCCGTTAGCGATCAATAAAGTCCTGGGGAAATAA
- the purH gene encoding bifunctional phosphoribosylaminoimidazolecarboxamide formyltransferase/IMP cyclohydrolase, translated as MSKKRVLISVSDKSGLIEFAQFLEAQNYELISTGGTFKHLKDAGLNPIQIDEVTNFPEMLDGRVKTLHPKVHGGLLAVRNNEEHMKTVQEYGIGLIDMVIVNLYPFFENVNKNISLHEKVEFIDIGGPSMLRSAAKNFDSVTVITDVEDYTTVKIEMEQNGDTYIETRKKLAGKVFNLTSAYDAAISRMLLDEEYPTYLSASYKKVSDLRYGENPHQSAAYYVSTFENGAMKDFEQLGGKELSFNNLRDMDLCWKVVTEFKEEMACCAVKHSTPCGVAIGTSALETYQKTFECDPVSIFGGIVAMNYKIDAATAEELNKTFLEIVMAPDFDEEALEILRKKKNLRIIKIINPVSDKKTWVKVDGGILVQDNDLHFSDDIKVVTETQPTEEQKKALLFSQRVVKYVKSNAIVVSNGIQAFGIGGGQVNRIWATQQAIERAKEKFTGDLVLASDAFFPFRDVVDFCAQEGIKAIIQPGGSVKDQDSIEAANEHGIPMMFTGVRHFFH; from the coding sequence ATGAGTAAAAAGAGAGTTTTAATCAGTGTTTCTGACAAAAGTGGATTAATTGAATTCGCACAGTTTTTGGAAGCTCAGAATTATGAGTTGATCTCCACAGGAGGAACGTTCAAACATTTGAAAGACGCTGGTTTAAATCCAATTCAGATTGATGAGGTAACCAATTTCCCTGAAATGTTGGACGGAAGAGTGAAAACCTTACATCCAAAAGTTCACGGTGGACTGTTAGCGGTTCGTAACAACGAAGAGCACATGAAAACCGTTCAGGAGTACGGAATTGGTCTGATTGACATGGTGATCGTAAACCTTTATCCTTTCTTTGAAAATGTGAACAAAAACATTTCTTTACACGAGAAAGTAGAGTTTATCGATATCGGAGGTCCATCAATGCTTCGTTCTGCAGCGAAAAACTTTGATTCTGTTACGGTAATTACTGATGTAGAAGATTATACAACAGTAAAAATAGAAATGGAGCAAAACGGGGATACTTATATTGAAACCCGTAAGAAGCTTGCAGGAAAGGTATTCAATCTTACATCAGCTTATGATGCTGCTATTTCAAGAATGCTTTTAGATGAGGAATATCCAACGTATTTAAGTGCATCTTACAAAAAAGTTTCTGATCTTAGATACGGTGAAAACCCTCACCAGTCAGCAGCTTACTATGTTTCTACTTTCGAGAACGGAGCTATGAAAGACTTCGAACAGCTTGGAGGTAAAGAGCTTTCTTTCAATAACCTTCGTGATATGGACCTTTGCTGGAAAGTAGTTACTGAGTTCAAAGAAGAGATGGCTTGTTGTGCAGTAAAGCACTCTACCCCTTGTGGAGTAGCGATTGGTACATCAGCATTAGAAACTTATCAAAAAACTTTCGAATGTGATCCGGTTTCTATCTTTGGCGGAATTGTTGCTATGAACTATAAGATCGATGCTGCAACGGCTGAAGAGCTGAATAAAACATTCCTTGAGATTGTAATGGCTCCGGATTTCGACGAAGAAGCTCTTGAAATTTTAAGAAAAAAGAAAAACCTGAGAATCATCAAAATCATAAACCCTGTTTCTGACAAGAAAACATGGGTAAAAGTAGACGGTGGTATCTTGGTTCAGGATAATGATTTACACTTCTCTGATGACATCAAAGTAGTTACTGAAACTCAGCCTACAGAAGAACAGAAAAAAGCATTGCTTTTCTCTCAGAGAGTTGTGAAATACGTGAAATCTAACGCTATTGTGGTTTCCAACGGGATCCAGGCTTTTGGAATCGGAGGTGGACAGGTAAACAGAATCTGGGCTACGCAACAGGCCATTGAAAGAGCAAAAGAAAAATTCACAGGAGATTTAGTATTAGCTTCTGATGCTTTTTTCCCTTTCCGTGATGTCGTAGATTTTTGCGCTCAGGAAGGTATTAAAGCAATCATCCAGCCTGGAGGAAGTGTAAAAGATCAGGACAGTATAGAAGCTGCTAATGAGCACGGTATTCCAATGATGTTTACTGGGGTTAGACACTTTTTCCACTAA
- the purD gene encoding phosphoribosylamine--glycine ligase yields MRILIIGEGGRESALAVKLQNDPRISKMFFANGNATTDAIGKNVHLSEIKELRDFAIKEKVDLTIVGPEAPLVAGIKDEFKKHDLKVFGPTQKVASLEGSKAFSKKFMQTYDIKTAKAVVFDSYNEAKEYIQTQQYPLVIKASGLAGGKGVVICDNLEEAEATIHDFMIRRIYGDAGIRLVIEEYLQGFEASIIAFSNGEKLFPCIAAKDYKKAGNGDTGPNTGGMGSVAPSPEFTQGHYADFEQNILEPTIKGLKAEGFSFKGIIFFGLMVTKNGTYLLEYNMRFGDPETQVLMALMENNLLDVIQDCMDGKDIQLKFKDEKAVCLVMCSGGYPRNIETGFEITGEDKVKHSKLLYAGAITKGDKVVSNGGRVLNIVATGATFEDARKKVYEDAGHVHFDYGFYREDIGKF; encoded by the coding sequence ATGAGAATATTAATCATAGGTGAAGGCGGTAGAGAATCTGCTTTAGCAGTAAAACTTCAGAATGACCCAAGAATTTCTAAAATGTTTTTTGCCAACGGGAATGCTACTACCGATGCAATAGGGAAAAATGTTCATTTATCAGAAATCAAAGAACTTAGAGATTTCGCTATTAAAGAGAAGGTTGATTTAACCATTGTTGGCCCGGAAGCTCCATTGGTAGCAGGAATCAAGGATGAGTTCAAAAAGCATGACCTTAAGGTTTTCGGACCTACTCAGAAAGTAGCAAGCCTGGAAGGAAGTAAGGCTTTCTCTAAGAAATTTATGCAGACCTATGATATCAAGACAGCTAAAGCGGTAGTATTTGATTCATATAATGAAGCAAAAGAATACATCCAGACACAACAGTATCCTTTAGTGATTAAAGCGAGTGGTTTAGCAGGTGGAAAAGGGGTAGTTATCTGTGACAACCTTGAAGAAGCTGAAGCTACGATCCACGACTTCATGATTAGAAGAATCTATGGAGACGCTGGTATCCGTTTAGTAATCGAAGAATATTTACAAGGTTTTGAAGCATCCATCATCGCTTTCTCAAACGGCGAGAAATTATTCCCTTGTATTGCAGCAAAAGATTATAAGAAAGCTGGAAACGGAGATACAGGACCAAATACAGGAGGTATGGGTTCAGTGGCTCCAAGCCCGGAATTCACTCAGGGACACTATGCTGATTTTGAGCAAAATATTTTAGAACCTACTATTAAAGGTCTTAAAGCAGAAGGATTCAGTTTCAAGGGAATCATTTTCTTCGGATTAATGGTAACTAAGAACGGAACTTATCTTCTTGAATATAACATGAGATTCGGAGATCCTGAAACTCAGGTGTTGATGGCACTTATGGAAAACAATCTTTTAGATGTGATCCAGGACTGTATGGATGGAAAAGACATCCAGCTTAAGTTTAAAGACGAAAAAGCAGTTTGTTTGGTAATGTGTTCAGGAGGTTACCCAAGAAACATTGAAACAGGCTTCGAAATTACAGGAGAAGACAAAGTAAAACACAGTAAACTGTTATATGCAGGAGCGATCACAAAAGGAGATAAAGTAGTTTCCAATGGTGGTAGAGTATTGAACATTGTAGCTACAGGTGCTACTTTCGAAGATGCCCGCAAAAAAGTTTATGAAGACGCAGGTCATGTACATTTCGATTACGGCTTCTACAGAGAAGACATCGGAAAGTTTTAA
- the guaA gene encoding glutamine-hydrolyzing GMP synthase, giving the protein MNNGIIILDFGSQYNQLIGRRIREMGVYSEILPFNTPLQDILAKQPKGIILSGGPSSVNAENAHLVEKELYEQGVPVLGICYGMQMTAHLLGGKVNKGEKGEYGKANLEIVKESSLLKGVTQNSVVWMSHFDEVGELPAGFELNAKSGVIASISNEDKKIFCVQFHPEVSHTEEGGKMLENFVFGICNAEKNWKLTNYIEKTVEEIREKVGDNKVILGLSGGVDSSVAAVLIHKAIGDQLTCIFVDTGLLRKDEGKKVMDQYGEHFHMNIKMVDAQERFLSKLAGVDDPEAKRKIIGNEFIHVFDEESHKIEGAKFLAQGTIYPDVIESQSVNGPSAVIKSHHNVGGLPEDMEFELLEPLRELFKDEVRRVGEELGIPHHLVYRHPFPGPGLGIRVLGAVDAEKVRILQEADDIFIEELYKNDLYEKVSQAFVVLLPVKSVGVMGDERTYEYTAVVRSANTIDFMTATWSRLPYEFLDTVSSRIINEVRGINRVAYDISSKPPATIEWE; this is encoded by the coding sequence ATGAACAACGGTATTATTATTTTAGATTTCGGATCCCAGTACAACCAGCTTATCGGAAGAAGAATCCGTGAGATGGGGGTGTACTCTGAAATCTTACCTTTCAATACACCTTTACAAGATATTTTAGCAAAGCAGCCAAAAGGAATTATCCTTTCCGGGGGACCAAGTTCTGTGAACGCAGAAAATGCTCACCTGGTTGAAAAAGAATTATATGAGCAGGGAGTACCTGTTTTGGGTATTTGCTATGGAATGCAGATGACGGCTCACCTTTTAGGAGGAAAAGTAAACAAAGGAGAGAAAGGGGAGTATGGAAAGGCCAATCTTGAGATCGTTAAAGAGAGCTCTTTATTAAAAGGAGTAACTCAGAACTCTGTAGTTTGGATGAGCCACTTTGATGAAGTTGGAGAACTGCCCGCAGGTTTTGAACTAAATGCAAAATCAGGAGTTATTGCTTCTATTTCCAATGAAGATAAAAAAATCTTCTGCGTTCAGTTCCACCCAGAAGTTTCTCATACGGAAGAAGGAGGGAAGATGCTTGAAAACTTCGTATTCGGAATTTGTAATGCAGAGAAAAACTGGAAACTGACCAACTATATCGAGAAAACAGTTGAAGAAATCCGTGAAAAAGTAGGAGACAACAAGGTTATCCTTGGTCTTTCAGGAGGTGTTGATTCATCTGTAGCGGCTGTTTTAATTCATAAAGCAATCGGAGATCAGCTAACTTGTATTTTTGTTGATACAGGATTATTGAGAAAAGATGAAGGGAAAAAAGTAATGGATCAGTATGGTGAACACTTCCATATGAACATTAAAATGGTAGATGCTCAAGAAAGATTCCTTTCAAAATTAGCAGGAGTAGATGATCCTGAAGCGAAGAGAAAAATTATTGGAAACGAATTTATCCATGTATTTGATGAAGAATCTCACAAAATTGAAGGTGCTAAATTCCTGGCTCAGGGTACTATTTATCCTGATGTTATTGAAAGTCAGTCTGTAAACGGACCTTCTGCAGTAATTAAGTCTCACCACAATGTTGGAGGACTTCCTGAAGATATGGAATTCGAGCTATTAGAGCCATTAAGAGAACTTTTCAAGGATGAAGTAAGAAGAGTGGGAGAAGAATTAGGAATTCCTCATCACTTGGTATACAGACACCCGTTCCCTGGACCTGGATTAGGAATCAGAGTATTAGGTGCTGTAGATGCTGAAAAAGTAAGAATCCTTCAGGAGGCTGATGATATTTTCATTGAGGAATTATACAAAAATGACCTTTACGAAAAAGTATCTCAGGCATTCGTAGTATTGCTTCCGGTAAAATCTGTAGGAGTAATGGGTGACGAAAGAACTTACGAATATACAGCAGTAGTTCGTTCGGCTAACACGATCGACTTTATGACGGCAACTTGGAGCAGACTTCCTTATGAGTTCTTAGATACTGTTTCCAGCAGAATCATCAATGAAGTAAGAGGGATCAACAGAGTAGCTTACGATATTTCAAGCAAACCACCGGCAACCATTGAGTGGGAATAA
- a CDS encoding bifunctional GNAT family N-acetyltransferase/carbon-nitrogen hydrolase family protein: MQIETRPLTVQDYEELAATMKRAYPQMSESIWSKKSIEKLTRMFPDGQICITVDGKLAAVALSIIVNYDEFGDDHTYSDITGNYTFNTHTSKGNVLYGIEVFVDPEYRELRLGRRLYDARKELCELLNLKSIILGGRIPSYHKYSHELSPREYIRRVRDKEIYDPVLSFQLSNNFLPIRVLKKYLPEDEASRENAVLLQWNNIYYSKNPNTMQDSIIRLGLVQWQMRHFKDIEAFYEQVEFFVNVMGDYKSDFVLFPELFNTPLLAPFNSLSERDSMIELAKLTEEIKKKISELAISYNVNIISGSMPVFDNDTNDLYNVSYLLHRDGRIDEYRKIHITPNEKRYYGMKGGNEIKVFDTDCGKIGLVICYDVEFPELPRILADQGMKILFVPYLTDTQNAYMRVRHCAAARAIENECYVAIAGCVGNLPKVNNMDIQFGQAAVFTPSDFAFPSNAVKGEATPNTEMTLIVDVDLNLLKDLHHNGSVQVMKDRRKDLYETYLK, translated from the coding sequence ATGCAAATAGAAACAAGACCCCTGACTGTTCAGGATTATGAAGAGTTGGCAGCAACAATGAAAAGAGCGTATCCACAGATGTCGGAATCCATATGGTCTAAGAAAAGTATAGAAAAACTCACAAGAATGTTTCCTGATGGGCAAATCTGTATCACAGTAGATGGAAAATTGGCAGCGGTGGCGCTTTCTATTATTGTAAATTATGACGAATTCGGGGACGATCATACTTATAGTGATATTACAGGGAATTATACCTTCAATACCCACACCTCAAAAGGAAATGTTTTATATGGAATAGAAGTTTTTGTAGATCCTGAATATCGCGAATTACGTCTTGGGAGAAGACTATATGACGCAAGAAAAGAACTTTGTGAGCTTTTGAATCTGAAATCCATTATTCTGGGAGGTAGAATCCCGAGTTATCATAAATACAGCCACGAACTTTCTCCAAGAGAATATATACGAAGAGTTAGGGATAAGGAAATTTATGATCCTGTGTTGTCTTTTCAGCTTTCCAATAATTTCCTGCCAATCAGGGTGTTGAAAAAATACCTTCCCGAAGATGAAGCATCCAGAGAGAATGCGGTCCTTCTGCAGTGGAATAATATTTACTACAGCAAAAACCCGAATACCATGCAGGATAGTATTATCCGTCTTGGATTGGTGCAATGGCAGATGAGGCATTTCAAAGATATAGAAGCATTTTATGAGCAGGTTGAGTTCTTTGTGAATGTAATGGGAGACTACAAATCAGATTTTGTGTTGTTTCCGGAACTGTTTAATACCCCTTTGCTGGCTCCTTTCAATAGTCTTTCGGAAAGAGACAGTATGATAGAGCTTGCCAAGCTTACTGAAGAGATTAAAAAGAAAATTTCCGAACTGGCCATCAGTTATAACGTCAATATCATTTCCGGAAGCATGCCTGTTTTTGATAATGATACGAATGATTTGTATAATGTCAGCTATCTTCTTCACCGTGACGGTCGTATAGATGAATACAGGAAAATTCATATTACCCCCAATGAAAAGAGGTATTATGGAATGAAAGGAGGGAATGAAATCAAAGTTTTTGATACAGATTGTGGTAAAATAGGTCTCGTGATATGCTACGATGTAGAGTTTCCGGAACTACCGAGAATTCTGGCAGATCAAGGAATGAAAATATTATTTGTTCCTTATCTTACCGATACTCAAAATGCTTATATGAGAGTACGTCACTGTGCAGCAGCCAGAGCGATAGAAAACGAATGCTATGTCGCTATTGCAGGTTGTGTAGGTAATCTCCCTAAAGTGAACAATATGGATATTCAGTTTGGACAGGCAGCTGTATTTACCCCATCAGATTTTGCGTTTCCTTCCAATGCCGTGAAAGGAGAAGCTACCCCTAATACGGAAATGACCTTAATTGTAGATGTAGATCTGAATTTATTGAAAGATCTTCATCATAACGGCTCCGTTCAGGTGATGAAAGACCGAAGAAAAGATCTTTATGAAACCTATCTTAAATAA
- a CDS encoding ABC1 kinase family protein has translation MFDKQQRKLKRSARLISVLSKYGFKDILARMNGGNKQEDLSGNSDEIISKGTVYERIRLALEELGPTFVKLGQTFSNREDLLPPELIQELQKLQDKVETVDMDVKDALESEFNISVKDHFLEIEKEPLATASIAQVYKAILLDGSQVILKLRKPDVQSVIEDDLLLIKDIEKLISAYSEIGEKLNLKQAISTFERSLLEEVSLINEKNNIQQFRLNFKNNKETYVPKVYEEFSNNNILCMEFIDGIKVTDKTDLLAHDIDPVKVSETGLRLFVSQILDYGFFHADPHAGNILVKRDGKIVFIDFGAVGKIQPNDKEILENLIVSFVSKNSHKIVRYLKKMAVSYEIPDERRFENDVEDILNFVHSSSLKEINVQVIINKMKDILKDNRLYMPDYFYLLFKGISLIEGVGRNINPDLDIVKSLHPYTRKIFTKKISPKNILKTSMDRMMNFTDNVDEIPKELRSVLQKLDENKFTVSSEIKNIEKTNQLIKSSVINLILAMILGANIIATAIVFVSESGPRIGELSLVGVLGFIFSIILILILLLRVTRK, from the coding sequence ATGTTTGATAAGCAACAAAGAAAACTGAAAAGATCTGCAAGACTGATTTCTGTATTAAGTAAATATGGTTTTAAAGATATTCTTGCAAGAATGAACGGCGGAAATAAACAGGAAGATCTTTCAGGAAATTCTGACGAAATAATTTCAAAAGGTACCGTTTATGAAAGAATAAGACTGGCTTTGGAAGAGTTGGGGCCTACTTTTGTAAAACTGGGACAAACATTCAGTAACAGAGAAGATTTGTTGCCACCGGAACTGATTCAGGAATTGCAAAAGCTACAAGACAAAGTAGAAACAGTAGATATGGATGTGAAAGATGCTTTGGAAAGCGAGTTTAATATCTCTGTAAAGGATCATTTCCTGGAAATTGAGAAAGAACCATTGGCGACAGCTTCCATTGCACAGGTTTATAAAGCCATTTTGCTGGATGGAAGTCAAGTTATTTTGAAGCTTAGAAAGCCTGATGTGCAATCAGTAATTGAAGATGATCTATTGCTTATTAAAGATATTGAAAAATTAATTTCAGCGTATTCGGAAATAGGAGAGAAGCTAAATCTGAAACAGGCTATTTCTACATTTGAAAGATCTTTATTAGAAGAAGTTTCTTTGATTAATGAAAAGAATAATATCCAACAGTTTCGCCTCAATTTTAAAAATAATAAAGAAACCTATGTTCCTAAAGTGTACGAAGAATTTTCCAACAACAATATTCTTTGTATGGAATTTATTGATGGAATCAAGGTGACGGATAAGACTGATCTCCTGGCCCATGATATTGATCCTGTAAAAGTTTCTGAGACAGGATTAAGGCTTTTTGTTTCCCAAATTTTAGATTACGGGTTCTTTCATGCAGATCCGCATGCGGGAAATATTTTAGTAAAAAGAGATGGGAAGATTGTCTTTATTGATTTTGGAGCGGTTGGAAAGATTCAGCCTAATGATAAAGAGATTCTTGAAAATCTGATTGTAAGTTTTGTTTCTAAAAACTCACATAAAATAGTTCGTTATCTCAAAAAAATGGCGGTGAGCTATGAAATTCCTGACGAAAGAAGATTTGAAAACGATGTGGAAGACATTTTGAACTTCGTTCACAGCTCCTCATTAAAGGAAATCAATGTTCAGGTCATTATCAATAAGATGAAAGATATTTTAAAGGATAACAGGTTGTATATGCCTGATTATTTCTATCTTTTATTTAAAGGAATCAGCCTGATAGAAGGAGTAGGAAGAAATATCAATCCTGATCTGGATATTGTGAAAAGCCTTCATCCTTACACTCGAAAAATATTCACTAAAAAGATCAGTCCGAAAAATATTTTAAAAACCAGCATGGACCGGATGATGAATTTCACGGATAATGTAGATGAAATCCCTAAGGAACTTCGCTCTGTGCTTCAAAAGCTGGATGAAAATAAATTTACGGTTTCCAGTGAGATCAAAAATATTGAAAAGACCAATCAGCTGATAAAGTCAAGTGTTATCAATCTGATTCTAGCCATGATTTTAGGAGCTAATATCATTGCTACAGCCATTGTCTTTGTTTCAGAATCAGGACCAAGAATAGGAGAATTATCTTTAGTAGGTGTTTTGGGTTTTATATTTTCAATTATTTTAATATTAATACTTTTACTAAGAGTAACTAGAAAATAA
- a CDS encoding DEAD/DEAH box helicase: MEKLTFADFDLPVKILDVLADLELFEPTPIQEKSLKPILSGRDVMGIAQTGTGKTLAYLLPVLKTWKYSKTGNPTVLVLVPTRELVVQVTEILEKLTENITARVIGIYGGKNINTQKLLFNDGCDILVGTPGRVMDLSIDNAISLKEVQKLIIDEFDEMLNLGFRPQLTHIFEMMKEKRQNILFSATMTEAVDDMLDEYFASPIEISLAKSGTPLEKIEQTAYKVENFNTKIDLLEHLLKNNADMSKVLIFNNNKKHADLLFTKIDELFPEQFDVIHSNKSQNYRLKAMKSFENEEVRGLITTDVMARGLDISNITHVINFETPDIPEQYIHRIGRTGRADKEGKAMTFVTKKEEPLLLDIELLMDKDLKFNDFPEDVKINPIKIASEKDEVVMKNPAQVKLNEGGGAFHEKKAKNTKENWGGPSKRKAPKKFGTNRAQQKAISKSKRKK; the protein is encoded by the coding sequence ATGGAAAAACTCACTTTTGCAGATTTTGACCTGCCGGTTAAAATTCTTGATGTTTTAGCAGATTTAGAATTATTTGAGCCTACCCCGATTCAGGAGAAGAGTTTAAAGCCTATCCTTTCAGGGAGAGATGTAATGGGAATTGCACAAACCGGAACCGGGAAAACCCTGGCTTATCTTTTGCCTGTTCTGAAGACTTGGAAATACAGTAAAACAGGAAATCCAACGGTTCTAGTACTTGTTCCTACAAGAGAATTGGTGGTACAGGTAACAGAAATTCTTGAGAAACTGACTGAAAATATTACAGCAAGAGTTATTGGAATATATGGTGGTAAAAACATCAACACACAGAAACTTTTATTCAATGACGGGTGTGATATTTTAGTAGGAACACCAGGTAGAGTGATGGACCTTTCCATAGACAATGCTATTTCCCTTAAAGAAGTTCAGAAGCTTATCATTGATGAATTTGATGAAATGCTTAACCTTGGATTCAGACCGCAATTGACTCACATTTTTGAAATGATGAAAGAGAAGAGACAGAATATTCTTTTCTCAGCAACAATGACTGAAGCTGTAGATGATATGCTAGATGAATATTTTGCAAGTCCTATAGAAATTTCATTGGCAAAATCAGGAACTCCGCTTGAAAAAATTGAGCAGACTGCCTATAAAGTTGAAAATTTCAATACCAAGATCGACCTTCTTGAGCATTTATTAAAAAATAATGCGGACATGTCTAAGGTGTTGATTTTTAATAATAATAAAAAACATGCAGACCTGCTTTTCACTAAGATTGATGAGCTTTTTCCTGAGCAGTTTGATGTGATTCACTCCAATAAGTCTCAAAACTATAGGCTTAAGGCCATGAAGAGCTTTGAAAATGAAGAGGTAAGAGGTTTGATTACAACAGATGTAATGGCTAGAGGTCTTGATATTTCAAATATTACGCATGTTATCAACTTTGAAACCCCTGATATCCCGGAACAGTATATCCACAGAATCGGTAGAACAGGTAGAGCAGATAAAGAAGGTAAGGCAATGACTTTTGTTACTAAAAAAGAAGAGCCTTTACTTTTGGATATAGAGCTTTTAATGGATAAAGATCTAAAGTTTAACGACTTCCCGGAAGATGTTAAAATTAATCCGATCAAAATTGCTTCTGAGAAAGATGAAGTAGTAATGAAAAATCCTGCACAGGTAAAACTGAACGAGGGTGGAGGAGCTTTCCATGAGAAAAAAGCGAAAAATACCAAAGAAAACTGGGGTGGTCCTTCAAAAAGAAAAGCACCTAAGAAGTTTGGAACCAATAGAGCACAGCAGAAAGCAATCTCTAAATCGAAGAGAAAAAAATAA
- a CDS encoding GDSL-type esterase/lipase family protein, whose translation MKKILSAFLLLCFTIAFSQEKKPMFWHDIQEFKKQDQQNPPPQNAILLIGSSSFTKWTDVADYFPTKTIINRGFGGSRLTDLNYFADDLLSPYQPKQIIIYCGENDFADNHQLKAQKVVKRYKSFYKKIRERFPNIEVDYISMKYSPSREQLWPQIKEANAKIEAFMKKQPHAEFIDVTKAMEDANGKVRKDIFVEDMLHFKPEGYQIWTKVMTPYMK comes from the coding sequence ATGAAGAAGATCCTATCAGCATTTCTGTTGCTGTGTTTCACTATTGCCTTTTCTCAGGAAAAAAAGCCAATGTTCTGGCATGACATCCAGGAATTCAAAAAACAAGATCAACAAAATCCGCCACCACAAAACGCTATTTTATTAATAGGAAGTTCATCTTTTACCAAATGGACTGATGTAGCGGATTATTTCCCAACTAAAACCATCATCAACAGAGGTTTCGGGGGTTCAAGGCTTACAGATCTTAATTATTTTGCGGATGATCTTTTATCACCCTATCAGCCTAAGCAAATTATTATCTATTGCGGAGAAAATGATTTTGCAGATAATCATCAATTGAAGGCCCAAAAAGTAGTAAAGAGATACAAAAGTTTTTACAAAAAAATCCGTGAAAGATTTCCTAATATTGAAGTAGATTACATTTCAATGAAATACTCTCCGAGCAGAGAGCAGCTTTGGCCTCAAATCAAAGAAGCCAATGCCAAGATTGAAGCTTTTATGAAAAAACAGCCTCATGCTGAGTTCATAGATGTAACTAAAGCGATGGAAGATGCTAATGGAAAGGTAAGAAAAGACATTTTTGTAGAGGATATGCTTCACTTTAAACCTGAAGGATATCAAATCTGGACTAAAGTAATGACTCCTTATATGAAATAA
- a CDS encoding lipocalin family protein, with amino-acid sequence MKKQLLLFAFSALALTSCNDDNLTAYEMDIMKGDWKEVKTEIISGKDNKTVLETTTPEGCSAKNTLFFRTDYYVSYTAYDGNPDGTNCQFAAKNEGKYTYNTDSKVLNIQLSGDEELENMSFRVDMLTQTELRLAQLVGNYDKDKDKIIDITYITYKR; translated from the coding sequence ATGAAAAAACAGCTACTTTTATTTGCCTTTTCAGCTCTGGCGCTTACTTCATGTAATGATGATAACCTTACAGCTTATGAAATGGATATTATGAAAGGGGATTGGAAAGAAGTAAAGACAGAAATTATTTCAGGAAAAGATAATAAAACTGTGCTTGAAACAACAACTCCAGAAGGATGTAGTGCTAAAAATACACTTTTCTTCAGAACGGATTATTATGTAAGTTATACTGCTTATGATGGAAATCCAGATGGAACCAATTGCCAATTTGCCGCTAAAAATGAAGGAAAATACACTTATAATACAGACTCTAAGGTCCTGAATATCCAACTTTCAGGAGATGAAGAGCTTGAAAATATGAGCTTCAGAGTTGATATGCTTACGCAAACTGAGCTTAGGCTAGCACAATTAGTAGGGAATTATGATAAAGATAAAGACAAGATTATAGATATCACGTATATTACTTATAAAAGATAA